Proteins encoded together in one Flavobacteriales bacterium window:
- a CDS encoding ABC transporter substrate-binding protein: protein MRTVTDQMRRTLQVTERPERIISLVPSQTELLHDLGLGERVVGITKFCIHPEAWFRGKARVGGTKQVDLDKVRDLRPDLIIGNKEENAQADIEALEREFPVWMSDVRELDGALDMIRRVGALTGTTSKAEALATGIGHAFATLQPLTPPLSAAYLIWHEPMMVAGNDTFVNDMLARGGLTNAFAHRTERYPQVSPAELAAADPDVILLSSEPFPFAEKHIQPYNMLCPGTPVHLVDGELFSWYGSRLLKAPAYFSGLRAGWMA, encoded by the coding sequence ATGCGCACCGTCACCGACCAGATGCGCCGCACCCTCCAGGTGACCGAACGGCCGGAACGCATCATTTCCCTGGTCCCCTCGCAGACCGAGCTGCTGCACGACCTGGGCCTGGGCGAACGCGTGGTGGGCATCACCAAGTTCTGCATCCACCCGGAGGCCTGGTTCCGCGGCAAGGCGCGCGTCGGCGGCACCAAGCAGGTGGACCTCGACAAGGTGCGCGACTTGAGACCCGACCTGATCATCGGCAACAAGGAGGAGAACGCACAGGCCGACATCGAAGCGCTCGAACGCGAGTTCCCGGTGTGGATGAGCGATGTGCGCGAGCTGGACGGGGCCCTGGACATGATCCGGCGCGTGGGCGCGCTCACCGGCACCACCAGCAAGGCCGAAGCGCTCGCGACCGGGATCGGGCACGCCTTCGCCACGTTGCAGCCGCTCACCCCTCCCCTTTCGGCCGCGTACCTCATCTGGCACGAGCCCATGATGGTGGCCGGCAACGACACCTTCGTGAACGACATGCTCGCGCGCGGCGGCCTCACCAACGCCTTCGCCCACCGCACAGAGCGCTATCCGCAGGTCTCCCCCGCCGAGCTCGCCGCCGCCGACCCGGACGTGATCCTGCTCTCCTCGGAACCCTTCCCCTTCGCTGAAAAGCACATCCAGCCCTACAACATGCTCTGCCCCGGCACCCCGGTGCATCTGGTGGACGGCGAACTCTTCAGCTGGTACGGCAGCCGGTTGCTGAAGGCTCCGGCCTACTTCAGCGGACTGAGAGCCGGATGGATGGCCTGA
- a CDS encoding ABC transporter permease: MGLASFIARRILADPERQDRLSRPIVLIAMIGIVLGMAVMVLTVGITRGFQREIRAKVVGIGGHLQLTAIAQNDPKETPRMVFDPAQAEALRALPGVAHVQTYATKPGIVETEGDIEGVVVRGLGGDLDPTYLTRHLVEGRLPVLAATERPNEVLISAYLADRMRIAVGDTITIYLVKDRDDIRPRKFTVTGTYRTGLEQVDHQVVVVDIGHLQRFAQWGLTAEILVSDTTVGRARLFRVEGLAFGGDRDHMVEWPGTALHGKGPHLIDPAELAHQDGRLTLVVHDASGTMPDTAWVRLRPDDLERVTDSWGTNYPVFSSYSVERGGGGGSHRRYVGGIEVDLASFDRLDELEEVVHAQVLEPDQRLTTVRERSPEIFAWLELLDTNVAVVIVLMVMVAMINMTSALLLIILERTTMIGVLKALGATNGQVRRIFLLDGAYILGLGILGGDLLGVVLALVQRWTGWVRLPVESYYVDVVPVDLELWPMLLLNAGTLMVCVAALVLPSMLVTRIAPARAIRFD; this comes from the coding sequence ATGGGCCTCGCCAGCTTCATCGCGCGCCGCATCCTGGCCGATCCCGAGCGGCAGGACCGGCTCTCCCGACCGATCGTCCTCATCGCTATGATCGGTATCGTGCTGGGCATGGCCGTCATGGTGCTCACCGTGGGGATCACGCGGGGCTTCCAGCGCGAGATCCGGGCCAAAGTGGTGGGCATCGGCGGCCATCTGCAGCTCACCGCCATCGCGCAGAACGACCCCAAGGAGACACCGCGGATGGTGTTCGACCCCGCGCAGGCCGAGGCCTTGCGCGCCCTGCCCGGGGTGGCCCACGTGCAGACTTACGCCACCAAGCCCGGCATCGTGGAGACCGAGGGCGACATCGAAGGCGTGGTGGTGCGCGGCCTCGGAGGCGACCTGGACCCCACCTACCTCACACGCCATCTGGTGGAAGGCCGGCTGCCGGTGCTCGCCGCCACCGAACGGCCGAACGAGGTGCTCATCAGCGCCTACCTCGCCGACCGCATGCGCATCGCGGTGGGCGACACGATCACGATATACCTGGTGAAGGACCGCGACGACATCCGACCGCGCAAATTCACCGTGACGGGCACGTACCGCACCGGCCTCGAGCAGGTGGACCACCAGGTGGTGGTGGTGGACATCGGTCACCTCCAGCGCTTTGCCCAGTGGGGCCTGACGGCGGAGATCCTCGTCAGCGATACCACCGTCGGACGTGCACGCCTGTTCCGCGTGGAAGGCCTGGCCTTCGGCGGCGACCGCGACCACATGGTCGAGTGGCCCGGCACCGCGCTGCACGGCAAGGGACCGCACCTCATCGACCCGGCGGAGCTGGCGCACCAGGATGGACGCCTGACGCTCGTGGTGCACGATGCCAGCGGGACCATGCCCGACACCGCCTGGGTCCGGTTGAGGCCCGATGATCTCGAACGGGTCACGGACTCGTGGGGCACCAACTATCCCGTCTTCTCAAGCTACTCCGTGGAACGCGGCGGCGGCGGCGGCAGCCACCGCCGGTATGTCGGCGGCATCGAGGTGGACCTTGCCTCCTTCGATCGGCTGGACGAACTGGAGGAGGTGGTGCACGCGCAGGTGCTCGAACCGGATCAGCGGCTCACCACCGTGCGCGAGCGGAGCCCGGAGATCTTCGCCTGGCTGGAGCTGCTGGATACCAACGTGGCCGTGGTGATCGTGCTGATGGTGATGGTGGCGATGATCAACATGACCAGTGCCCTGCTCCTCATCATCCTGGAACGCACCACCATGATCGGCGTGCTGAAGGCGCTCGGGGCCACCAATGGTCAGGTGCGCCGGATCTTCCTGCTGGACGGCGCCTACATCCTCGGCCTCGGCATCCTGGGGGGCGACCTGCTGGGCGTGGTGCTGGCGCTGGTGCAGCGCTGGACCGGCTGGGTGCGCCTGCCTGTGGAGAGCTACTACGTGGACGTGGTGCCGGTGGACCTGGAGCTCTGGCCCATGCTGCTGCTGAACGCGGGCACCCTGATGGTGTGCGTGGCCGCGCTGGTGCTGCCCAGCATGCTGGTGACCCGCATCGCACCGGCCCGTGCCATCCGCTTCGACTAG
- a CDS encoding DUF1343 domain-containing protein → MPSLFPFLLGLALLSACSAKMPAQVDPLPPPHLEALLVGAERTAEYLPLLQGKRVAVVTNQTGRVGAVHLVDTLVGLGVRVTKVFAPEHGFRGDADAGEQVKDGRDAPTGLPLVSLYGDHKKPRPEQLQDVDVLLFDIQDVGVRFYTYISTLHYVMEAAADAGLPVIVLDRPNPNGFYVDGPVLDPKHRSFVGLHPVPLVHGMTVGEFARMIAGEGWLGEGRQVALTVIPCTGYDHRMAYAPPVRPSPNLPNLSAVMLYPALGLFEGTVVSVGRGTDAPFQCIGFPGCTLGSYRFTPRSMPGAKEPPFKGQECTGLDLSEYGTFYSRLDPRLHLGWLIGMYQAAADKDGFFNPFFDKLAGGPDLRERIRRGETEEAIRASWKPAVEAFRSVRARYLLYPEGP, encoded by the coding sequence ATGCCTTCGCTGTTCCCCTTCCTGTTGGGTCTCGCGCTGCTCTCCGCCTGCTCGGCGAAGATGCCGGCCCAGGTGGATCCCCTGCCTCCACCCCATCTTGAGGCCCTGCTCGTGGGAGCGGAACGCACCGCGGAGTACCTGCCCCTGCTGCAGGGAAAGCGCGTGGCCGTGGTCACCAACCAGACCGGACGGGTGGGCGCCGTGCACTTGGTGGACACGCTGGTGGGGCTGGGCGTGCGCGTGACGAAGGTGTTCGCGCCCGAGCATGGGTTCCGGGGCGACGCCGACGCCGGCGAGCAGGTCAAGGACGGCCGCGATGCACCCACCGGGCTGCCACTGGTCTCGCTCTACGGCGACCACAAGAAGCCCCGCCCGGAGCAGCTGCAGGACGTGGATGTGCTGCTCTTCGACATCCAGGACGTGGGGGTGCGCTTCTACACCTACATCAGCACGCTGCACTACGTGATGGAGGCCGCGGCGGACGCCGGGTTGCCGGTGATCGTGCTGGACCGGCCCAACCCCAACGGCTTCTACGTGGACGGCCCGGTGCTGGACCCCAAGCACCGCTCGTTCGTGGGCCTGCACCCCGTGCCGCTGGTGCATGGCATGACGGTGGGGGAGTTCGCCCGCATGATCGCCGGGGAAGGCTGGCTCGGCGAGGGTCGGCAGGTGGCGCTCACGGTGATCCCCTGCACCGGGTACGATCACCGCATGGCCTACGCGCCTCCGGTTCGCCCGAGCCCCAACCTGCCCAACCTCTCCGCGGTGATGCTGTACCCGGCGCTGGGCCTCTTCGAGGGCACCGTGGTCAGCGTGGGCCGTGGCACGGATGCGCCGTTCCAGTGCATCGGCTTCCCCGGCTGTACGCTGGGTTCGTACCGCTTCACGCCGCGCTCGATGCCCGGCGCCAAGGAGCCCCCGTTCAAGGGGCAGGAATGCACCGGACTGGACCTGTCCGAGTACGGCACCTTCTACAGCCGGCTCGATCCGCGTTTGCATCTGGGCTGGCTCATCGGCATGTACCAGGCCGCAGCGGACAAGGACGGGTTCTTCAACCCGTTCTTCGACAAGCTGGCCGGTGGCCCCGATCTGCGGGAGCGCATCCGGCGCGGCGAGACCGAGGAGGCCATCCGGGCTTCATGGAAGCCGGCGGTGGAGGCGTTCCGGTCGGTGCGGGCGCGCTACCTCCTGTATCCGGAGGGCCCCTAA
- a CDS encoding pyridoxal-phosphate dependent enzyme: MQIHENILSTIGNTPLVKLNRITKDVAATVLAKVETFNPGNSIKDRMAIKMIEDAEKAGLLKPGYTIIEGTSGNTGMGLAIGAIIKGYKCIFTTTDKQSKEKVDILRAFGAEVIVCPTNVDPEDPRSYYSVSSRLVKEVPNSWKANQYDNPSNARAHYEQTGPEIWEQTGGKIDHLVVGVGTGGTICGTARFLKEKNPNLKVWGIDTYGSVFKKLKETGIFDKNEIYPYITEGIGEDFVPENVDLSLIDHFEKVTDRDAAIYTRKIVKDEAIFVGNSAGAAMAGLLQLKDHFKKGEVVVVIFHDHGSRYVGKMFNDDWMRERGFLVEEKPTAGDLLKGKDLQLLSVEAEEPVLAAIDKMRKHNIDQLPVFEAGKPVGTITDARLFDAILEDADVRTQKARVVMGPALPVVPPDAHLDEIAKKLGNGSPAVLVEQPNGYGIITKQDIIGKLR; encoded by the coding sequence ATGCAGATCCACGAGAACATCCTCAGCACCATCGGCAACACGCCCCTGGTGAAGCTGAACCGCATCACCAAGGACGTCGCCGCCACCGTGCTCGCCAAGGTCGAGACCTTCAACCCCGGCAACTCGATCAAGGACCGCATGGCGATCAAGATGATCGAGGACGCCGAGAAGGCAGGCCTGTTGAAGCCGGGCTACACCATCATCGAGGGCACCAGCGGCAACACCGGCATGGGCCTGGCCATCGGCGCCATCATCAAGGGCTACAAGTGCATCTTCACCACCACCGACAAGCAGAGCAAGGAGAAGGTGGACATCCTGCGCGCCTTCGGCGCCGAGGTGATCGTGTGCCCCACCAACGTGGACCCCGAGGACCCGCGCAGCTATTACAGCGTGAGCAGCCGCCTGGTGAAGGAAGTGCCCAACAGCTGGAAGGCCAACCAGTACGACAACCCCAGCAATGCCCGCGCGCATTACGAGCAGACCGGGCCCGAGATCTGGGAGCAGACCGGCGGCAAGATCGACCACCTCGTGGTGGGCGTGGGCACCGGTGGCACCATTTGCGGCACCGCGCGCTTTCTGAAGGAGAAGAACCCGAACCTCAAGGTCTGGGGCATCGACACCTACGGCTCCGTGTTCAAGAAGTTGAAGGAGACCGGCATCTTCGACAAGAACGAGATCTACCCGTACATCACCGAGGGCATCGGCGAGGACTTCGTGCCGGAGAACGTCGACCTCAGCCTCATCGACCACTTTGAGAAGGTCACCGACCGCGACGCCGCCATCTACACGCGGAAGATCGTGAAGGACGAGGCCATCTTCGTGGGCAACAGCGCCGGCGCGGCCATGGCGGGCCTGCTGCAGCTAAAGGACCACTTCAAGAAGGGCGAAGTGGTGGTGGTGATCTTCCACGACCACGGCAGCCGCTACGTGGGCAAGATGTTCAACGACGACTGGATGCGCGAGCGCGGTTTCCTCGTGGAGGAGAAGCCCACCGCCGGCGACCTGCTGAAAGGCAAGGACCTGCAGTTGCTCAGCGTGGAGGCCGAGGAGCCCGTGCTCGCCGCGATCGACAAGATGCGCAAGCACAACATCGACCAGTTGCCCGTGTTCGAAGCCGGCAAGCCGGTGGGCACCATCACCGATGCCCGCCTGTTCGATGCCATCCTGGAGGACGCCGACGTGCGGACGCAGAAGGCCCGCGTGGTGATGGGCCCGGCCCTGCCCGTGGTTCCGCCCGATGCGCACCTGGACGAGATCGCGAAGAAGCTGGGGAACGGCAGCCCGGCGGTGCTGGTGGAGCAGCCGAACGGGTACGGGATCATCACCAAGCAGGACATCATTGGGAAATTGCGGTAA
- a CDS encoding T9SS type A sorting domain-containing protein yields MAHIFPVEPRSHRYLRLALLPAILALVSIPWNLAAQVSTSYTFSASSGSYSEISGGTQLWGGFNGTFDDQVSSAQTIPSFNFNGTAYTEMYVSANGFITFGSAPSGTNYTPLSSGESYSGAISAFGADIENRSTSFTTRTVRWQTVGNEVIVQWKNARRQGESEYFDFQIRLNTSTNAIVIVYGPRSTPDNATSNQPQVGLRGANNLLLSNLNNRRVGTGSETWANPLAGNAFSNTMRYTDSSPAKSWSSGQTYSWTACTPPTVSVTPSAPSYCPGGSVALTASGANAYTWSPAAGLSATTGANVTANPTSTSSYTVSGTNTGCAFAGTTNVTVTVLDAPTGVSANSSAASACVNGTVNLTATGSYPGTILSQNFNSGAGGWTTTNSSTGGTPADAAWTLRPNNYFYNASSGSDPTFSSNDGSQFYLSNSDDQGSGGITATTLVSPSFSLVGYTTASLNFYHHYRFNSGASDRAYVDVSTDGTNYTNLVTYSSTQGNWNAFTQANLNLNSYAGQPTVYVRFRYAATYDWWWAVDNVSITGVGSAPLTWGWTSTPSGFTSSVQNPSGVVVTQTRTYTVTATAPNSCTTQATTGTVTAVPAPNAGTNGTVTVCSIDAPVSLFAQLGGTPDGGGIWSGPSPVVGGNYDPATMNPGVYTYTVSAPPCANAQATVTVTENTATTWYADADGDSFGDPGVTQQACAQPPSYVANNSDNCPNAFGLIGSACNDGNACTINDVLDGSCNCVGTFQDTDGDSVCDANDNCPTVPGQIGSACDDNNDCTLNDVLDGSCNCAGTYTDTDGDGTCDGEDGCPTDPNKTWEGICGCGNPDVDGDGDTVMDCLDGCPTDPNKIAPGACGCGTPDTDTDGDATPDCNDLCPMDPNKTAPGTCGCGQAEPGSACNDGNPNTGNDVVNASCQCVGQPLDCAGTPGGPALPGTTCNDGDPNTANDVYDANCVCAGTPTNQVVGLTLNTDANGGQTSWEIIPQGGGAPLCSGSGYPDNATVPLNCPLADGCYELRVMDSFGDGMTTGGYVLRDAGNKRIIDNANDGAFGSVSQIANSGGFCLPLGNDRIRPSRCDLETLLPTDWIAADENPAVDAQFGVGNQADDGYQFWFFNPDGGYSRRVLMTHATNNYLFPWGPGRCSYLRLSNLTTSPLPHNQLLNVRVRSMVNGVYTAFGPACRLKIDLVNQCPTSQLVNDINSNLHSCGITNVVLDGSQYLHTQYVANVVTYQWEFDDINSAYLRRITSSGSALRLSAWATLPLQYNTTYNVRVRVSYDGGANYCPWGTACTITTAPVPPGQGQGRGVTAMIESPVTEFRLWPNPNRGDVVNVLADGLPIEASTADLSITDLFGKQVYNGQVPVADGTVRQVIDLSGRAASGVYLVVLRANEVERIQRLVIE; encoded by the coding sequence ATGGCACACATCTTCCCCGTTGAACCCCGGTCGCATCGTTACCTCCGCCTTGCCTTGCTGCCGGCCATCCTGGCCCTGGTCAGCATCCCGTGGAACCTGGCGGCCCAGGTGTCCACGAGCTACACCTTCAGCGCCTCCTCTGGCTCCTACAGCGAGATCAGCGGCGGTACGCAGCTCTGGGGTGGCTTCAATGGCACGTTCGATGACCAGGTCTCCAGCGCACAGACCATCCCGTCCTTCAACTTCAACGGCACGGCCTACACCGAGATGTACGTCTCGGCGAACGGGTTCATCACCTTCGGTTCGGCGCCGTCCGGTACCAACTACACGCCGTTGAGCAGCGGTGAGAGCTATTCGGGTGCGATCAGTGCGTTCGGAGCGGACATCGAGAACCGGAGCACGAGCTTCACTACACGGACCGTCCGTTGGCAGACCGTCGGCAACGAAGTGATCGTGCAGTGGAAGAACGCACGCCGGCAGGGCGAGAGCGAGTACTTCGACTTCCAGATCCGCTTGAACACGAGCACGAACGCGATCGTGATCGTCTATGGACCCCGGAGCACGCCGGACAATGCCACCTCCAACCAACCCCAAGTGGGCCTGCGGGGAGCGAACAACCTGCTCCTGAGCAACCTGAACAACCGGCGCGTCGGCACCGGCAGTGAGACCTGGGCGAACCCGCTGGCCGGGAACGCCTTCAGCAATACGATGCGGTACACGGACAGCTCCCCGGCCAAGAGCTGGAGCAGTGGACAGACCTATAGCTGGACCGCCTGCACGCCGCCCACGGTGAGCGTGACGCCGTCCGCTCCGTCCTATTGCCCGGGCGGCAGCGTGGCCTTGACCGCCTCCGGGGCCAACGCCTACACCTGGTCCCCGGCAGCGGGCCTCAGCGCAACCACCGGAGCCAACGTCACAGCGAACCCGACCAGCACATCCAGTTACACCGTAAGCGGCACCAACACCGGGTGTGCCTTCGCCGGGACCACGAACGTGACGGTGACCGTGCTGGATGCCCCGACCGGCGTGAGCGCGAACAGCTCGGCCGCTTCGGCGTGCGTGAACGGGACAGTGAACCTCACGGCAACGGGCAGTTATCCGGGCACGATCCTGTCCCAGAACTTCAACAGCGGCGCAGGCGGGTGGACCACGACGAACAGCTCCACGGGCGGAACCCCGGCTGACGCCGCCTGGACCTTGCGTCCGAACAACTACTTCTACAACGCGAGCTCCGGCTCCGACCCCACGTTCAGCAGCAATGATGGCAGCCAGTTCTACCTGAGCAACAGTGATGATCAGGGCAGCGGCGGCATCACGGCCACCACGCTCGTATCGCCGTCGTTCAGTCTGGTCGGCTACACCACCGCTTCACTGAACTTCTACCACCACTATCGGTTCAACTCGGGCGCTTCGGACCGCGCCTACGTGGATGTGTCCACGGATGGCACGAACTACACCAACTTGGTGACGTACAGCTCCACGCAGGGCAACTGGAACGCCTTCACGCAGGCCAACCTGAACCTGAACAGTTACGCGGGACAGCCGACAGTGTATGTCCGCTTCCGCTATGCCGCCACCTACGACTGGTGGTGGGCGGTGGACAACGTGAGCATCACGGGCGTGGGCAGTGCCCCGTTGACCTGGGGATGGACCTCGACCCCCAGCGGATTCACCTCCAGCGTGCAGAACCCGAGCGGCGTGGTGGTGACCCAGACGCGCACCTACACGGTGACGGCCACAGCGCCGAACAGCTGCACAACACAAGCAACGACCGGGACCGTGACGGCCGTCCCCGCTCCGAACGCCGGCACCAACGGAACTGTGACCGTCTGCAGCATCGACGCGCCGGTCAGCCTGTTCGCCCAGCTGGGCGGCACGCCGGACGGTGGCGGCATCTGGAGCGGGCCCAGCCCGGTGGTGGGCGGCAACTACGATCCGGCCACGATGAACCCCGGGGTATACACCTACACGGTGAGCGCGCCGCCCTGTGCGAATGCACAGGCCACGGTCACCGTCACGGAGAACACCGCTACCACCTGGTACGCTGATGCGGATGGCGACAGCTTCGGCGACCCCGGCGTGACGCAGCAGGCCTGCGCGCAACCGCCCAGCTACGTGGCCAACAACTCGGACAACTGCCCGAACGCCTTCGGTCTGATCGGCAGCGCCTGCAACGACGGCAACGCCTGCACCATCAACGATGTGCTCGACGGCTCCTGCAATTGCGTGGGCACCTTCCAGGACACGGACGGTGACAGCGTGTGCGATGCGAACGACAACTGTCCCACGGTGCCGGGGCAGATCGGCAGCGCGTGCGACGACAACAACGATTGTACCCTCAATGACGTGCTCGACGGCTCCTGCAACTGCGCGGGCACCTATACGGACACGGACGGTGACGGCACGTGCGATGGTGAGGACGGCTGCCCCACGGACCCGAACAAGACCTGGGAAGGCATCTGCGGCTGCGGCAACCCCGACGTGGACGGCGACGGCGACACGGTGATGGACTGCCTGGACGGCTGCCCCACCGACCCCAACAAGATCGCGCCGGGTGCATGCGGTTGCGGTACGCCGGACACGGACACCGACGGTGACGCTACACCGGACTGCAACGACCTGTGCCCGATGGATCCGAACAAGACGGCTCCCGGCACCTGCGGCTGCGGCCAGGCGGAACCCGGATCGGCCTGCAACGACGGCAACCCCAACACCGGCAACGACGTGGTGAACGCCAGCTGCCAGTGCGTGGGCCAGCCGCTGGACTGCGCCGGTACGCCGGGTGGTCCTGCCCTCCCGGGCACGACTTGCAACGACGGCGACCCGAACACGGCGAACGACGTGTATGATGCCAACTGCGTCTGTGCGGGTACACCGACCAACCAGGTGGTGGGCCTCACCTTGAACACCGACGCTAACGGCGGCCAGACCAGCTGGGAGATCATTCCCCAGGGAGGCGGCGCGCCCCTGTGCAGCGGATCCGGCTATCCGGACAACGCCACGGTGCCTTTGAACTGCCCGCTCGCCGACGGCTGCTACGAGCTGCGCGTGATGGACAGCTTCGGTGATGGCATGACCACCGGTGGATATGTGCTGCGCGACGCCGGCAACAAGCGCATCATCGACAACGCCAATGACGGTGCCTTCGGCTCGGTGAGCCAGATCGCCAACAGCGGCGGCTTCTGCCTGCCGCTGGGTAACGACCGCATCCGTCCGAGCCGCTGCGACCTGGAGACCCTGCTGCCCACGGATTGGATCGCCGCCGACGAGAACCCCGCCGTGGACGCCCAGTTCGGTGTGGGCAACCAGGCCGATGACGGCTACCAGTTCTGGTTCTTCAACCCCGATGGTGGTTACAGCCGCCGGGTGCTGATGACCCATGCCACCAACAACTACCTCTTCCCTTGGGGCCCCGGCCGGTGCAGCTACCTGCGCCTGAGCAACCTCACCACCTCGCCCCTGCCGCACAACCAGCTTCTGAACGTGCGGGTGCGCAGCATGGTCAACGGCGTGTACACCGCGTTCGGTCCGGCCTGCCGCCTGAAGATCGACCTGGTGAACCAGTGCCCGACCAGCCAGCTGGTGAACGACATCAACAGCAACCTGCACTCCTGCGGCATCACGAACGTGGTACTTGACGGATCGCAATACCTGCACACCCAGTACGTGGCCAACGTGGTGACCTACCAGTGGGAGTTCGACGACATCAACAGTGCCTACCTGCGCCGCATCACCAGCAGCGGCAGCGCCTTGCGCCTGAGCGCCTGGGCCACCCTGCCGCTGCAGTACAACACCACCTACAACGTGCGGGTGCGGGTGAGCTACGACGGCGGAGCGAACTACTGTCCCTGGGGCACCGCGTGCACCATCACCACGGCCCCGGTGCCACCGGGCCAGGGTCAAGGACGTGGGGTGACCGCCATGATCGAGAGCCCGGTGACCGAGTTCCGCCTGTGGCCCAACCCCAACCGCGGCGATGTGGTGAACGTGCTGGCCGATGGCCTGCCCATCGAGGCCTCTACCGCCGACCTTTCCATCACCGACCTCTTCGGCAAACAGGTGTACAACGGCCAGGTGCCGGTGGCCGATGGCACCGTGCGGCAGGTGATCGACCTCAGCGGCCGCGCGGCCTCCGGGGTCTATCTGGTGGTGCTGCGCGCGAACGAGGTCGAACGCATCCAGCGCTTGGTGATCGAGTGA
- a CDS encoding DUF2442 domain-containing protein, giving the protein MNTVVKVIPLAANRLILTFADGFQAEVDLQPLLTKGIALQVAAPDLFAQVATEPGGGISWPNGFDLCPEFLRELAEKRQAAA; this is encoded by the coding sequence ATGAACACGGTCGTCAAGGTCATTCCACTAGCCGCGAACCGGCTCATCCTGACCTTCGCGGATGGCTTCCAAGCGGAGGTCGACCTACAGCCTTTGCTCACCAAAGGCATCGCTTTGCAGGTCGCCGCTCCCGACCTCTTCGCACAAGTGGCCACCGAGCCGGGCGGTGGCATTTCCTGGCCGAACGGGTTCGACCTGTGTCCGGAATTCCTACGGGAACTGGCCGAGAAGCGGCAGGCAGCGGCATGA